In Taeniopygia guttata chromosome Z, bTaeGut7.mat, whole genome shotgun sequence, the sequence ctccacactaccacgcTAGCGTGATAGCaacatctccctcttttttacTTAATAAGATGAACGGTGCCTTGGGAGAAGGTAAAACTGCGGCTTTTAAACTGCGGTGTCTTTCTGCTTGTCGTCTTCCCACCAATCGCTCTCCGTGACGGCAGCAGCGATGAGGACAGGTGCGGAAGCCTTAGGCTTTGAGGTGATGACCTTGGAGATTATTCGCTTAAGAATCCCAAATGctaacaaaactaaaaacagtgcaattagaaagtaaaagatgtcttttaaaagagacactGCCCACTCAGAAAGGTCTCAGTCTTTGAACAGATCTTTAAACCaatcttcattttcttgcttcacaCTCCCAATGAGGCTTCTCATTTCCTGAATGGACGAGTGGACACTCTGGCCTTTAGATGACAGATCAAAACAACACAGCCCATCAAGCTCTTTACATCCATGACCATGTGCCAACAGCAGGAAATCAATAGCTGCCCGATTTTGGAGGGTAGCCTTTCTGGTTATTTCCTCGTCTTCTAGGAGGTTACTCAGGGCTGTTGATGTTAAATTTGCCTGCTTCGTCACCCAGCATTCCAGATTGCCTAATTCACTcaatgcttttgctgccgcaacccatggtaaaaacacagagacggcaactcttttggattttgcccAATGGTAAATTTCTGCATCACAATGTTCATCAAATTGACTTGCACTTCGCTTAGTAATTTTTGTCTCACCTTTTGCTCGCCCGATTGGAATTTGGGTCATGTTGGGGGAAGCAAGGGTCAGATGCCCGAAAGTGCATGGACCTCCAATAAGACGAGAGGGGATTCCTGGGtatgctctgtccccacagataagaaacactCCCTTGTCCAGCTTGCGGGGACGGAAATCAGTGGTGGATGCAGATTTCAGCTTATAGACAGTTGTGCACCATTGACCCGCCCTGAATTCCACCTTGTACTGTTTGACTTGCTCATATAATTTTACTTCTTTGGttggggaaaaatcaaattgaatgcaatattcagcttttgcagagcccaggagttctaattcctggggctctccctcagcagagggCAAGTCTAGGATCCACTTTTGCCACAAAATGAGGGGGTTTTGCACTGGTATTTTCCCTACtccaggtattttattttcgtTCACCTGCTTTTGCAAGCGGACCAGACCGATTGGAAACTCATCCCCCTTACTTGGAACCCCTACTAAACATGTGGACATTGGATTTTCTGCTGAGGCAGTAGACAAACACATGTGATCTTGTTTCAAGGCTTGGGCGAGTGtgacccacacatttttcttgggcTGTGGAACAATCCACGCGTCCACCGTGTACGGGTAGATGGCCATTGTCTGGAACCAAATgatgagcaggaatgtggaaattGACATTCTGCTagtctgaaagaaagataaaatcataTAACAAGGTAAACTAACTCTGAAAAAGGTACAATTTGCTCTGCCAGGATAAAGGAAAAAGATTCCCCCTGCTCCCACTTTCCCCCCTTGATAAGGAGGAGGCCCTGCAGACCCCGGAGTCCTCGGGGTTGCCGCTGCTGAAGCAACCACCCTTTCCCGCGGACTTATCACTGAGTCCTCTGTCATTAGTGTAGCTTTTCTCGTGCACTCCTCAATGAGCTGATCGAGTGTGGGTGGAGGCGATGCTGGAAGGGCCAGGATGACTCGCTGAcaggcttcatttgcatttgtggtGACAATTTCTAGTGTGAGCTGATCTTGGAGCTCTGGATTCTGCACCCTTTTCTCGACTGAAGCTCTCACTCGATCCACAAAATCCATGAATGGCTCTGCAACAGACTGCTTCAAATCGATATAAGAAATGACAGGTTCTTTAGAaggcatgttaaaaaatgcacGTTCTGCCGCATCCCTGGACAGGTCTAACACTGGTCTGGGAAtgcctgctgcttgcttctCAGCTTGGCTCCAATCACCCTCACCCACTAGATGTTCTAAGGTGATTTCCTCATCCTCTATATCTGTGGAATGGGTTGAACTCTGCAAAATCTCTGGAAGGAGGTCTCCTGCAAGCCttttccaagttctttcccacaatctaaattcagattgagggagcaaacagctgaaaagacgTTTCAAATCAGCAGGGACAAAAGTTTTGGAACTTagagtagcttttaaaatgctcttaaaaaattCACTCCTTTCACCAAATTCacgttttgttttgcagagttccCTGATACTGTCGTATGAAAGGGGTTCCCATCTAGGGTTTTGTCCTCTTGCATTATAAACAACTGGGGCCATGAACAGAGGATCGGTGCCTGTGACCGGTTTCTGTTTCCCGGAGCCGACAGCCCCGGAGCTGGCAGCTCCGGCTCTGCCGTTGCCGAGGGAACCAGGAGCGAGAGGGGGGGCGGCTTGTGTGGGAGTGGCCGCGGCTGGAGGGGCCGTGTGGAGCGGGGCAGGGGCGGGGGTAGGGGGTGGTGACGGAGTTGcgaggggaggagctgagggctggaccGTGGGCTGAATCGCCGCAAgggaggaggggctgggattggggatgggcaAAGGGAGGGACAcgagggctggggctgtgttcTGGGCTGGCACGGGGAGCAAGGAAttctgggaaggagaagggaatgtCCCGATGCCGCCTCCATCTTGTGGTGGTTGCACGAGGGGGTTGCGGGGTGCAAAGCATGGATTTTGAGCTGCGGGAGCGGAAtcaggagatggagaagggtcAGGAACGGAATCTACATCTGTGCGGTTAGTTTTTTCAAAGCCGGGGACGCGGGGGGTTGCAGGGGACGCGATGTGACCCTTTTCTCTTCCCCGGACGTCCCGAGTGTCTGCACTCTCTTTCACAAAGTCATAAACGAACAAAAAGATTCTCATAAAACCTTCTTTCACTGAGGGATCTCCTGCCTTTGTCCTTTCACTCAACACTGCACCCACACGCTTCCAAAACTGTCTTTCATTCACATCTTGCTCTGTTACCTCCGAAAAACTTACTGATACCCATTTAACAAACTCTTTCACCAGACTCTCAGGAAGTTTTgcacctgctctctgcaggggttCTTGAACTTGTTTAtaaatctctttctgctgtgtagTCAGCGTAACACCCATcgctggcagcacagcaaaatCTCACCCAGCTGCTACagtaaaaaccccaaagttctaAAGACCCGGCGGAGCTCCCGACACGCCTGCGCGCTGGCGCGTCCCCCCTTGGGCACACGGGAGCCTGACTCCAGTCTCCTGGCCGGACCCTCCCCGCCAGTACCGAGACTTACCCACCGCCgttcttcagaaaacacactgcagcaaCGGTTCCCGACTCCGCAAACAGTCTTCCGGGTGTTTGGAAGGTCCCGTTCGCATCCACGGGCACAGCGCCGGACAGAAATCGGTGCCTGTCCCCGCAGCGGCAGTCCTGCCGGGCTTGTGTGGAAGGGCGAGTGCCCACACCACCAGCGCGGTCCGAGAGCTTCTCCCCGCGGAGCTGACAGCCTGCGTGGCGATTTTTTCGCATCGCTCGCCGCTCTGTCGCTCGCGGCGACACCGATCGCAGTGTCCGGAAAAGCTCCCAACCGGTGCACTGCCCGCGGCGGCCGTGGCGTGTTCGCTCAGACCGGTGCAATgccccacgttgggcgccacttgcggctttcgggggtcacttgcagctgtcccccgtccctccccggccccccgggacccctccggctagctgtcccctcagggaaccggggtttgccgcggtcccgctgcactgggcttaccaggcagcggctgggttagcacggtccgagcggctgCGGCacctcggtcgccgcaaggagtcgagataaagagacaaagagaggtcagttgtatgcagtccagaaagattgtattgcctgaacagttgcagggacaaaagaccctgggctattgcccagatacagttttatacagcaaaattaagagataaggtctaaacaataaagacagtgttcagcatgggctcatcagaaccaccccaggggtcaggtccaatgggaactgctcaggggtggggagaagggggctTACAGAAAGGTGCTGAAGCGAAGCTTTCCCGAAACAAaggggcatacataaatgttaTCTTtccctcatacctaaatgtatcttttcctcagcttccaaatcccaaggcctttctaaatcccttcctccacactaccacgcTAGCGTGATAGCAacaccagccccacagccaatCCATTTCTCTCAAGTGTTTTGTCATTTCCAATGACTGGTGGGAAGTCAGGAGTCTAAAGGGAATCTAGGAAGCCAACTCATCTGCTCACTTTGGCCAGGCTAGCACACACTCTTTTTACTGAGCCACTGGCTAGGTcgcagcctcctgctgctcccaaaacAATCCCTGCTTTTGTCTTCACTCTAGAGGGATGCTCAGGCAAAGC encodes:
- the LOC140681875 gene encoding uncharacterized protein isoform X2 — protein: MSISTFLLIIWFQTMAIYPYTVDAWIVPQPKKNVWVTLAQALKQDHMCLSTASAENPMSTCLVGVPSKGDEFPIGLVRLQKQVNENKIPGVGKIPVQNPLILWQKWILDLPSAEGEPQELELLGSAKAEYCIQFDFSPTKEVKLYEQVKQYKVEFRAGQWCTTVYKLKSASTTDFRPRKLDKGVFLICGDRAYPGIPSRLIGGPCTFGHLTLASPNMTQIPIGRAKGETKITKRSASQFDEHCDAEIYHWAKSKRVAVSVFLPWVAAAKALSELGNLECWVTKQANLTSTALSNLLEDEEITRKATLQNRAAIDFLLLAHGHGCKELDGLCCFDLSSKGQSVHSSIQEMRSLIGSVKQENEDWFKDLFKD
- the LOC140681875 gene encoding uncharacterized protein isoform X1, with the protein product MDFVDRVRASVEKRVQNPELQDQLTLEIVTTNANEACQRVILALPASPPPTLDQLIEECTRKATLMTEDSVISPRERVVASAAATPRTPGSAGPPPYQGGKVGAGGIFFLYPGRANCTFFRVSLPCYMILSFFQTSRMSISTFLLIIWFQTMAIYPYTVDAWIVPQPKKNVWVTLAQALKQDHMCLSTASAENPMSTCLVGVPSKGDEFPIGLVRLQKQVNENKIPGVGKIPVQNPLILWQKWILDLPSAEGEPQELELLGSAKAEYCIQFDFSPTKEVKLYEQVKQYKVEFRAGQWCTTVYKLKSASTTDFRPRKLDKGVFLICGDRAYPGIPSRLIGGPCTFGHLTLASPNMTQIPIGRAKGETKITKRSASQFDEHCDAEIYHWAKSKRVAVSVFLPWVAAAKALSELGNLECWVTKQANLTSTALSNLLEDEEITRKATLQNRAAIDFLLLAHGHGCKELDGLCCFDLSSKGQSVHSSIQEMRSLIGSVKQENEDWFKDLFKD